A single genomic interval of Carettochelys insculpta isolate YL-2023 chromosome 28, ASM3395843v1, whole genome shotgun sequence harbors:
- the GOSR2 gene encoding Golgi SNAP receptor complex member 2 isoform X1, which produces MESLYHQTHKQVHEVQSYMGHLETSDKQSVHLVENEIQARIDRIFSNLERLEILSSKEPANKRQNAKLRVDQLKYDVQHLQTALRNFQHRRYIREQQEKQREELLARTFTANDSDTTIPIDETLQFNESLQNSHRGMDELIGSGTSILQGLRDQRMTLKGTHKKILDVANMLGLSNTVMRLIEKRAFQDKYFMVGGMLVTCVVMFLVVQYLT; this is translated from the exons ATGGAGTCCCTTTACCACCAGACCCACAA GCAAGTCCATGAGGTTCAGTCTTACATGGGGCATCTGGAGACCTCAGACAAGCAGTCAGTGCACT tggtAGAAAATGAAATTCAGGCAAGAATAGACAGGATATTCAGCAACCTGGAACGCCTGGAGATCCTATCCAGCAAAGAACCTGCCAACAAACGTCAGAATGCCAAACT CCGAGTTGACCAGCTGAAATATGATGTCCAGCACCTGCAGACAGCATTGAGAAACTTCCAGCATCGTCGTTATATTCGGGAGCAGCAGGAGAAACAGCGAGAGGAGCTCCTGGCACGCACTTTCACTGCTAAT GACTCTGACACCACCATACCGATCGATGAAACATTACAGTTTAATGAATCCCTCCAGAATTCCCATCGTGGCATGGATGAGCTTATTGGCAGTGGGACCAGTatcctgcaggggctgagggaccAGAGAATGACACTAAAG GGCACTCACAAGAAAATCCTCGATGTTGCCAACATGCTGGGCTTATCAAATACAGTGATGCGACTGATTGAGAAGCGGGCTTTCCAGGACAAATACTTCATGGTTGGTGGAATGCTTGTGACCTGTGTGGTGATGTTTCTTGTGGTGCAGTACCTGACGTGA
- the GOSR2 gene encoding Golgi SNAP receptor complex member 2 isoform X2, producing MESLYHQTHKQVHEVQSYMGHLETSDKQSVHLVENEIQARIDRIFSNLERLEILSSKEPANKRQNAKLRVDQLKYDVQHLQTALRNFQHRRYIREQQEKQREELLARTFTANGTHKKILDVANMLGLSNTVMRLIEKRAFQDKYFMVGGMLVTCVVMFLVVQYLT from the exons ATGGAGTCCCTTTACCACCAGACCCACAA GCAAGTCCATGAGGTTCAGTCTTACATGGGGCATCTGGAGACCTCAGACAAGCAGTCAGTGCACT tggtAGAAAATGAAATTCAGGCAAGAATAGACAGGATATTCAGCAACCTGGAACGCCTGGAGATCCTATCCAGCAAAGAACCTGCCAACAAACGTCAGAATGCCAAACT CCGAGTTGACCAGCTGAAATATGATGTCCAGCACCTGCAGACAGCATTGAGAAACTTCCAGCATCGTCGTTATATTCGGGAGCAGCAGGAGAAACAGCGAGAGGAGCTCCTGGCACGCACTTTCACTGCTAAT GGCACTCACAAGAAAATCCTCGATGTTGCCAACATGCTGGGCTTATCAAATACAGTGATGCGACTGATTGAGAAGCGGGCTTTCCAGGACAAATACTTCATGGTTGGTGGAATGCTTGTGACCTGTGTGGTGATGTTTCTTGTGGTGCAGTACCTGACGTGA